The DNA segment CGACGGACTAGCATCGGAGAGTGCGCTGAGTTCGCAGTTCTCCCCTCCCCTGCGCAGCGGGGGAGGGGCCGGGGGAGGGGGCCGGCCGCGGCCGCGCAGATGAAGGTGGTCCGCGCCGAACTTGACCCCGCGCTGAGGTCTCCCCCTCCCCCAGGCGGTTTTGGGGGAGGGGGTCGGGGGGAGAGGGCTACCGCGCCGGGCGGGCACGATGCCTCTCCCGCGGCAGAAGCTGGCGAGTGATCATTCCGCGGCGATCGCCCCCGGTGGCGGGTGGTGGATGGGGATCGTCGGGAGCCGGGCCGCCGGGGGCCCGCCGCGGAGAAGCAGGGGAGAGGCAGGGAGCCGCGCACTGATGCACTCTCGCACTCACGCACTGCCAGTTCCTGGCACTTGGAACTGGGCACCTGGCACTGGGCACCGGGCACTTTCGAGACGAGCCCTTTGCCCTATCAGGGAAGGTTGCAGAACCGTAGAATGGTGAGCGAAATCGACCTCGTGGAGCTGGCCCGCAGCGGCCCCGTGCACTTCGTCGGCATCGGCGGGGCGGGGATGGCTCCGCTCGCCGAGATGCTGCTGCTGGCGGGCGGACAGGTCACCGGCTGCCAGGACCACGTGAACGCCTCCGCGCGGCTCCTCCACCGCCACGGCGCCCTCATCACCGAGGGGCACGACCCGGCCCACGTGGCCGACTGCCTCGCCGTGGTGATGACCGCCGCGGTGCCGGACGACCACCCGGAGATCGCCGCCGCGCGGGCGCGCGGGATCCCGGTGCTGAAGCGGGCGCGGGCGCTGGGCGCCATCGTCAACCGCGGCACCGTGGTCGGCATCGCGGGGACGCACGGGAAGACGACCACCACCACGCTCACCACCACCGTCCTGGCCGCCGCCGGGCTCGACCCCACGGGCTTCGTGGGCGCGCACGTCCCCGCGTGGGGCGGCAACCTGCGGCGGGGTGGGGACAGGGTCTACGTGGTGGAGGCAGACGAGTACGACCGCTCGTTCCACCAGCTGGCGCCGAAGATCGCCGTCGTCACCACGCTCGAGGCCGACCACCTGGACATCTACGGCTCGCTCGAGGCGGTGGAGGAGTCCTTCCTCACCTACGCCGAGTCGGTGCCCGACGACGGGATGATCGCCTGCTGCGCCGACGACTACGGCGCGTCGCGTCTCGCGAATGGTCTCCGCGGCGGTCCCGAGCGGGTGATGACGTACGGGCTGAACGCGGGATCGATGCTGCGGGCGGAGGAGGTGGTCGCGGACGGCGCGGCGCAGCGCTTCACCGTGCGCGAGCGCGGGCAGGTGCTGGGGACGGCGACGCTGCGGGCGCCGGGGCTGCACAACGTCCGCAACGCGCTGGCCGCCGTCGCCGTCGCCCGGCGCTTCGGGATCGCGTGGGAGACCATCGCGCGCGGGCTGGCGGAGTACTCGGGGATTGATCGCCGGTTCGAGCACGTGGGCGAGGCGGGCGGGGTGCTGTTCGTGGACGACTACGCGCACCATCCCACGGAGATCGAGGCCACGCTGCGCGCCGCGCGGGCCTCGCATCCCGACCGCCGTCTCGTCGCGGTCTTCCAGCCGCACCTGTACTCGCGGACGCGCGACTTCGCGCCGGAGTTCGGGCGGGCGCTGGCGGCGGCGGACGTGGTGTTCCTGACGGACATCTATGCCGCGCGCGAGCAGCCCATCCCCGGCATCACCGGCGAGCTGATCGCCACCCCCGCGCGCGAGGTCGGCGGCGACGTGCGCTACGTCCCTTCGCGCGACGAGATCGTCGACGCCGTCGCCGCGGAGCTGCGGCCCGGCGACCTCTGCCTGACGATGGGCGCGGGGAACCTGGACGAGGCGTCGCGCGAGCTGCTGGAGATGCTGGGCGAGCCGGCGGAGATGGCGCGATGAGGAAGCTCCGCCTCGCCCTGCTCGCGATCCCGCTGGCCGCCGCGGCCGCGTCGCCCTGGTGGGCGCCGCCGCTCGGCCGCGAGATCGACTGGTTCGGCGCGGAGCGGGTGGAGGTGACGGGCGCGCGTCTCCTGGCCCCGCACGAGGTGCTGCGCGCCAGCGGCGTCCTCGTGGGGACGAACGTGTGGAGCGATCCCGCGCCCTTCGTCGCCGCCCTGAAGCGGCATCCAGCCGTCGCCGACGCGCAGGTGGTGCGGGTGCTCCCGCGCACGCTGCGCATCCGGGTGACGGAGAAGACGCCCGCCGCGCTGGTCCTGGCGGGGACGCTGCGTCCCGCCACCGCGGACGGCGAGGTGCTCTCGGTCGATCCGGCGCGCGAGCAGATCGATCTCCCGCTGCTGGACGGGCGGGTGAGGACGGACGACCGCGGCCGCGTGACCGACGTGGACGTGCGCGCCGCGCTGGCCGAGGCAGGACGGCTCGCCGAGCTGGAGCCGGCGCTGATGGCGCGGGTGAGCGAGCTCCGCCCCGCCCGCGGCGAGATCCGCCTGGTGCTCGGCCGCCCCGCGCTGGACGTGCTGGTCCGCGCCGGGCTGCCGCAGGAGCAGCTGCTCCGCCTCCGCGCCGCGCTGGACGACGTCGCCCGGCGGGCGGCCGCGGACACCACGCGCCACGGACGCCCCGTGGTGGACGCACGCTTCGACGACCAGGTGGTCGTCCGCTGGCCGGCTGGCCGCGAATCCCCGAACGCCGTGAAGACCCCCGTTCCCACGCACCCGACCTGATGCGCCCAACCGTCGTCGCCGGCCTGGACATCGGCTCCAGCAAGACCGCCGTCGTGATCGCCGAGATCGACGGCGAGGCGCCGCAGCGCGCGCAGGTCAAGATCCTGGGCGTGGGCCAGGCGCGCACCACCGGCATCCGCCGCGAGATCGTCACCGACATCGAGGCCACCACCGAGGCCGTGCGCAAGGCGGTGAAGGAGGCCGAGCTGATGGCGGGGGTGAAGGTCGACCGCCTCTACACCGGGATCGCCGGCGAGCACATCCACGCGTGGCCGTCGAACGGCGTGGTGGCCGTGGGCCGCGCGCAGGGCTCGCGCGACCAGGAGGTGAGCGCCGGCGACGTGGAGCGCGTGAACGAGGTCGCCCGCGCGGTCCCCATCCCCGCCGACCGCGAGCTGATCCACGCCATCCCGCAGGAGTACATCGTCGACGCGCAGGGCGGCATCCGCGACCCCGTGGGGATGGCGGCCATGCGCCTCGAGGCCGAGGTCTTCATCGTCACCGGCAGCGCCAGCGCCGCGCAGAACATCCGCAAGTCGGTGACGCGCGCGGGGTACCAGGTGGCCGAGCTGGTGCTGGAGCCCATCGCCTCGTCGCAGGCGGTGATGTCGGAGGACGAGAAGGAGATCGGCACGGCGCTGGTCGAGCTGGGCGGGGGGACGACCGACGTTGCCATCTTCCACGAGCGGAAGATCCGCCACCTCGCGTCCCTCCCCTGGGGCGGCGCGACGGTGACGAACGACCTGGCCAAGGGCCTCTCCCTCCCCTACGCCGAGGCGCAGCGGGCGAAGGAGCGCTGGGGCTCGGCGCGGGCCGATCTCGTCAATCCCAACGAGACGTTCGAGATCCCCGGGCCGGCGCAGGGGCAGACGCGCCACGTCGCGCGCGAGCTGCTGGCGCACATCATCGAGCAGCGGCTGGACGAGATCTTCGGCCTCGTCGCCGCCGAGCTGGACCGGAGCGGGCTGGCGGACCAGCTGGGGGGCGGGATCGTGCTCACCGGCGGCGGCGCGTCGCTGGCGGGAATCGTCGAGCTCGCGGAGCGCAGCTTTGCCGCGCCGGTGCGCATCGGGGTGCCCGGAGACGGACTCGGCGGGCTTGCGGATTCGGTGCGGCGGCCCAAGTTTGCTACCGCTGCCGGCCTCGTCATCTACGGCTCCCGCCGACTCATCGACGACACCCCCGAAGGCGCCGCTTCCGGAGCATCCGTTTCCGGCGCGCTGCGCCGAGTGAAGGACTGGCTCGCGGACTTCTTCTAGGTCCAACGGCCCCAGGACACGTGCATGCGAACCCTACCGGCGGAACCCTCCCACGCGACCGGAGGAGCGAACCCACGATGATCTTCGAGTACGAAGACCCCATGCCCCAGAACGCCCGCATGAAGGTGGTGGGCGTGGGCGGCGGCGGCGGCAACGCCGTCGACCGGATGATCGACGAGGACCTGGAAGGCGTGGAGTTCATCTCGGTGAACACCGACGCGCTGGTCCTGAAAAAGAGCAAGGCCCCGGTCAAGATCCAGATCGGCCAGAAGCTCACCCGCGGGCTGGGCGCCGGCGCCCGCCCCGAGGTGGGGCGCGAGGCGCTGGAGGAAAACCGCGACGAGGTGCGCAAGGCCCTCGAGGGCGCCGACCTGGTCTTCGTCACCGCGGGGATGGGCGGCGGCACCGGCACCGGCGCGGCGCCGCTCATCGCCGAGATGGCGCGCGAGCTGGGCGCGCTCACCATCGCCATCGTCACCAAGCCCTTCCTCTTCGAGGGGAAGAAGCGGATGCAGCAGGCCGAGGCGGGCCTCGCCGAGCTGAAGCGCTCGGCCGACACCATGATCGTGGTGCCCAACGAGCGCCTGCTGTCGGTGGTGGGGAAGGGCACCACCTTCAAGGACGCGCTGAAGAAGGCCGACGAGGTGCTGCTGCACGCCACGCAGGGGATCTCGGACCTGATCCGGGTGACCGGCGAGGTGAACGTGGACTTCGCCGACGTGCGCACCATCATGTCGAACCGCGGCGCGGCGCTGATGGGCACCGGCTTCGGCAAGGGCGAGAACCGCGCGGTCGAGGCGGCGCAGGAGGCCATCTCCAGCCCGCTGCTCGACAACATCTCCATCAGCGGCGCCACCGGGGTGCTGATCAACATCACCGGCGGAATGGACCTGGCCATCGACGAGGTGACCACCATCTCCTCGATCATCCAGGAGGCCGCGGGCGACGACGCCGAGATCATCTTCGGCGCGGTGCACGACAGCGGGCTGAAGGAGGAGGTGCGCGTCACCGTGATCGCCACGGGCTTCGAGCGGCAGGAGCCGGTGTACGAGCGCCGCCCCGACGGCGTGATCCGCCCCGACTTCCGCGCGCCGCGCGCCGAGGTGCGCCCGCTCTCCGGCTCGCGCGTGGTGATGCCGGGCGACGGCCCCTCGCCGTTCGCGCCGCGCACCCCCGCCACGCCGGCCGAGCGCGAGCCCACGCCGTTCCACCCGCGCACGCCGCCGCCCGCGCCCGAGCGCGAGCCGGCGCGCGAGACGCCGGTCACGCGGCTGCCGGTGCCGCCCCGGCAGCCGGAGAAGAACGTGAACGACCTCGAGATCCCCACCTTCATCCGCCGCCAGATGGACTGATGGGGGAGATCGTGGTAAGTTGATGCGAGCGCAGCGAGTTCCCGCTGGACGGCGGGGGCTCGCTGCGCTTCGCTTGGGGGGGCCTTCGACGGATGCGGCGCGGTGAATGAGCTGCGATGCATCGCGCCGGCGGGGAGGCCCTCTCCCTGGCGCTTCGCGCCGGTCCCTCCCCCAAAACCGACTGGGGGAGGGACGGAGGCTCGCTTCGCTCGCGGCCACTCAGCGCATGGGCGGCTGCGACGCCAGGGGCCAGCGCGGATGCATGCGTGCCACCCTCTCCAGGTACGGGAGAGGGTGGCGAGCCTAAGCGAGCCGGGAGAGGGCGCGATGCCGCGGCCTGTAGTGAATCCGTCTTGACAGGCTGAAAGTCCGCCGGGTTCGCGGCAGTTCCGCAGGTTGGCTTCGTCGAAGCTGCAGTCCAATCGCTACAGATCCACAGATCCACCGCAGCAGATCCAGATCCAGGAGGTACCGGGGATGGCCAATCCCTACCGCTTGCTCTCGATGGGGGTGATGGGCGTGTTCGGCGTTGCGCTGGGCGCGGCGTTCGTCCGCGGCACGAAGGACGACGCGCCGCCGCCTCCGCCCGCGCTCCTTCCCGCCGCGCACGCCGCGCCGCTGGAGACCGTGCGCCAGTCGAAGCTCCGGCACGGGCACTCGCTGGGCGAGCTGCTGCGCCAGCTGGAGATCGACGCCGCGCAGGCGGCCGCCATCCTCGCGCAGCTCCCCGACTCCGCGGGTGAGCACGAGGTGGGCGAGGGACGCGAGTTCGACCTGCGCTTCGCCGCGCGCACCGGCGGCGTGCGGCGGATGACGCTGCAGCTGGACGCCGACCGCGTGCTGAGCGTGGACGGCCGCGGCGGCGCGCTGAAGGCCCGCGTCGACTCGGTCGAGGTCCGCACCGACACCGCGGTGTTCAGCGGCACCGTGCGCTCGTCGCTCTACCAGGCGCTCAGCCAGGGGCACGGCGACATCCCGCGCCGCGAGCGCACCCGGATCGCCGACCAGATCGCCGACCAGATCTTCGAGACGCGGATCGACTTCTCCAACGACCTCAATCCCGGCGACAGCTACCAGATCCTCTACGAGCGCACCGTGCGGCCGGACGGCACCGCGCGCCGCTCGCGCCTGCTGGCCGTGCGCTTCCTCCTCTCCGGCCGCCTGTACGACGCGTACCTCTTCCGCCACGACGGGCAGGACGGGTGGTACGACGGCCGGGGGCAGGCGATGAAGCGCGGCTTTCTGCGCGCGCCGCTGGAGTTCCGCCGCATCTCGTCCGGCTTCACCCTGGCCCGCTTCCACCCCATCCTGCACCGCTGGCGCGCGCACGTGGGGATCGACTACGCCGCGTCGCCGGGAACACCGGTGCGCGCGGTGGCCGACGGCGTGGTGCGCCGCGCCGGCCGGGCGGGGGGATACGGCAACGTGGTGGAGATCGCCCACGGGCGCGGGTATTCGACCCGCTACGGCCACCTGCGCGGCTTCGCGAAGGGGATCGACGAGGGCACGCGGGTGAAGCAGGGGCAGGTGATCGCGTACGTGGGGATGACGGGGCTGGCCACCGGCCCGCACCTCCACTACGAGTTCCGCGAGAACGGGCGGCCCATCAACCCCGCGTCGGTGAAGGAGATCCAGGCCGAGCCGGTGGCCGGGTCGCGCTTCCGCGAGGTGGTCGAGGCCCGCGTCGCGGCGATGGAGCGCGAGGCCGGCGTCAAGCTCGCCGAGCGGCCCCGGCGCGAACGCGATCGTGGCTGACGGCTTCGCCCTGTATCCCGCCATCGACCTGCGCCGCGGCCGCTGCGTGCGGCTGGAGAAGGGCGAGGCCAGCCGCGAGACGGTCTACGGCGACGACCCGCTCGCCGTAGCGCGCTCGTTCGCGGACGCGGGCGCGGAGTGGATCCACGTGGTCGACCTCGACGCCGCGTTCGGCGACGGCTCCAATCGCGCGCTCATCCGCCGCATCGTCTCCGAGACGCCGCTGAAGGTGCAGACGGGCGGCGGGCTGCGGACGGAGGAGGATCTCGCCGAGGTGCTGGACGCCGGCGCCGCGCGCGCGGTGATCGGCACCGCGGCGATCGAGAACCCCGAGCTCGTCCGCCGCGCGGTGGAGCGCTGGGGCGCGGACCGCATCGCCGTCGGCCTCGACGCGCGCGGGCGCCGGCCGGCCGCGCGGGGATGGACGGAGGAGAGCGGGACGGACCTGTTCGACCTGGCGGGGAAGATGGTGGAGCTCGGCGCGCGGACGATCGTGCACACCGACATCGAGCGCGACGGGATGCTGGGCGGCCCGAACCTGGAGCTTTCCGCGGCGCTGGCGGCCGAATCCGGCGCGGAGGTCATCGTGAGCGGGGGGATGAGCGGGATGGAGGATGTCGACGCGGTGGCGGCCGCGGCGCGCGAGCGCGGCGGGATCGGCGGCGCGATCGTGGGGAAGGCGATCTACGAGGGGCGGATCGATCTGGCCGAGGCGCTCCGCCGGACGAGGGGGTGAGACGATGCCGCAGGTGCACATCCGCCGCGTCCGCTACGGCGTGAGCCCCGAGACCATCGCCAGCACCATCCAGCAGTACACGGGGATGGGTCGCATCGAGGCGCGCCAGGCGGCCGACGCGGCGATCTCCGGGAAGGAGTTCTCCGTCTACATCGACGACTTCACCGCCGTCTACGAGCTGGCCGACATGCTCACCGAGATGGGCGTCGAAGCCGAGGCCGACGAGGGCGACTACTGATCTCCCAAGCGGGTCTTTTGATGGCAACCTCGCGCCGCAATCCGGGCTCGGTTGCGATTATTGGTTGAATAGTGCCCCGATACCAATAATATAGGGTTATTGACAACCGTTCAAATAAAACATAGTTATTGGCTGTGTGGTGATTGCAACCAATAATTGCTGCTGGGGGATCCATGCCTCTGAAGAACCTCTGGCACCTGTACAACCTGACGGAGAGCCCGTTCTTCCAGCAGGATCTCCAGGGGACCGGCCGCTACCCGATCGATCTTTTCGAGGGGCGCGACCAGGAGGCGACCCGCCTTCTGAACGTGATCGGGGGCTCGGCGAGCAGCCGTCAGACGGTCGAAGGGCTGTCCGGCTTCGGCAAGACCACGCTGACCCAGTTCGTGAAGGCGCGGGCGGCCGCAGGCGGCTATCTCAGCTACCCTGACCCCGTAAGCGCGGCCGGCGCAGACACGGCCGATTCGCTGCTGGTTCGCCTGCTCAGCTACGTCTACGACGCGGTCGCCAGCCAAGCCGGGCACCCGCTCTCGAAAGAGCCGGTGGTCGACGAGGCGCGGCGCCTGGTGCTGGACACGCGCGTTCGTGACGTGAAGGTAGCGGCGTCGGTCGCCGGGTTCGGGTTCGACCGCGATGTTAGCCAGCGAACGGAGCGCGCGGCGTTTCACTCAGGCCTGCTCACGATCCCTCCACTCCTCCGCGACCTCTCGGCTGCGGCGCGGGCGCACAAATTCTCGGGCATCGTCGTCCACATCAACAACCTGGAAAACCTCGTCACCGACGCGGAGCGGACGAGGGCCGGCGCGGTCATGCGGGATCTGCGCGACGTGTTCCTGATCGACGGCTACCACTTCGTGCTGGTCGGCACCCCCGAGGCGGTGCGCTCGATCGTCGCTCCCCACGCGCAACTGCGCAGCGTGTTCGGTGTCGCGCGTCCGCTGGAGCCGCTGGGGGAGGATGCGTTCCAGCGCCTCCTCGCACGGCGCTACGCACACCTGCGCCTTGCAAAGGGCGACGTCCGGCCCCCGGTGGCGGACGAGGCCGCACGGGCCGTGTACCGGATCTACAGGGGAGACCTGCGAGGTACGTTGCGCGCGCTCGATACCGGCGCCAACGAGCTGATCGGGCTGACGGATCCTCCCGGATCCCCCATCGAGCTGCCGGAGCTCATGGCGGTGCTGGCGCCGATGCTGGCGACCGAGGCGGAGGCGACCCTCTCTGATACGCTGCTCGAGTACCTTTTCGCACTCCGGAACGTGAATGGGACGTTCACCCAAAGGGAGCTGATCGCCCTCTGGGGTCTGTCACAGGGAACCGTGTCCCAGAACGTGAAGGAGCTGCAGCGGCTGGGATACGTCCAGGAGCAGCGTCGCGAGGGGCGCCTGGTCACGTACTCGCTGACCGGTCCGTCGCGGATCATCCTGGGACTCATGGGCGAATCCTGACGGAGGTCGGCCATGCGCGCGATGGTGCTGGACGCGCCGGGGACGCCGCTGGCGATGCGCGACCTGCCCGTTCCCGAGCCGGGGGGCGGGCAGATCCTGCTGAGGGTGCGCGCGTGCGGGGTGTGCCGCACCGACCTGCACATCCGCGACGGCGAGCTGCGCGAGCCGAAGCTCCCCCTCGTGCAGGGCCACCAGATCGTCGGCGAGGTGGTGCGGCTGGGCGAGGGCGTCGCCGACATCTCCATTGGCGATCGCGTCGGCGTGCCCTGGCTGGGGTGGACGTGCGGCGGGTGCCGCTTCTGCCGCTCGGGGCGCGAGAACCTCTGCGACCGTGCGCGCTTCACCGGCTATCACCTCGACGGCGGGTTCGCGGAATACGCCGCGGCCGACGCCCGCTTCTGCTTCCCGATCCCCCCGGAATATCCCGACCTGCAGGCCGCGCCGCTCCTGTGTGCGGGGCTGATCGGCTTCCGCGCGTACCGCATGACGGGCGACGCGGAGCGGCTGGGGATCTACGGCTTCGGTGCCGCCGCGCACATCCTGGCGCAGGTCGCGATCGCGGACGGCCGTGAGGTGTTCGCGTTCACGTCTCCCGGCGACCATGCGGCACAGGCGCTTGCGCGCGGGCTGGGGGCTGCGTGGGCAGGGGCCTCCACCGAGCCGCCGCCGCTGCCACTCGATGCGGCGATCATCTTCGCGCCCGTGGGGGCGCTGGTTCCCGAAGCGCTCTCGCGCGTCGTGCCCGGCGGCACGGTCGTTTGTGCAGGCATATACATGAGCGCGATCCCCTCGTTTGAGTACAAACGGCTCTGGGGCGAGCGATCGATCCGCTCGGTGGCGAATCTCACACGGGAGGATGCCGTCAGGTTCCTCGAGGTCGCCGGCCGCATCCCGATCCGCACGCACACGACCGCGTTCGCACTCGAGGATGCCAACCGCGCCCTGGACGACCTGCGGG comes from the Longimicrobium sp. genome and includes:
- the murC gene encoding UDP-N-acetylmuramate--L-alanine ligase; the encoded protein is MSEIDLVELARSGPVHFVGIGGAGMAPLAEMLLLAGGQVTGCQDHVNASARLLHRHGALITEGHDPAHVADCLAVVMTAAVPDDHPEIAAARARGIPVLKRARALGAIVNRGTVVGIAGTHGKTTTTTLTTTVLAAAGLDPTGFVGAHVPAWGGNLRRGGDRVYVVEADEYDRSFHQLAPKIAVVTTLEADHLDIYGSLEAVEESFLTYAESVPDDGMIACCADDYGASRLANGLRGGPERVMTYGLNAGSMLRAEEVVADGAAQRFTVRERGQVLGTATLRAPGLHNVRNALAAVAVARRFGIAWETIARGLAEYSGIDRRFEHVGEAGGVLFVDDYAHHPTEIEATLRAARASHPDRRLVAVFQPHLYSRTRDFAPEFGRALAAADVVFLTDIYAAREQPIPGITGELIATPAREVGGDVRYVPSRDEIVDAVAAELRPGDLCLTMGAGNLDEASRELLEMLGEPAEMAR
- a CDS encoding FtsQ-type POTRA domain-containing protein, producing MRKLRLALLAIPLAAAAASPWWAPPLGREIDWFGAERVEVTGARLLAPHEVLRASGVLVGTNVWSDPAPFVAALKRHPAVADAQVVRVLPRTLRIRVTEKTPAALVLAGTLRPATADGEVLSVDPAREQIDLPLLDGRVRTDDRGRVTDVDVRAALAEAGRLAELEPALMARVSELRPARGEIRLVLGRPALDVLVRAGLPQEQLLRLRAALDDVARRAAADTTRHGRPVVDARFDDQVVVRWPAGRESPNAVKTPVPTHPT
- the ftsA gene encoding cell division protein FtsA; amino-acid sequence: MRPTVVAGLDIGSSKTAVVIAEIDGEAPQRAQVKILGVGQARTTGIRREIVTDIEATTEAVRKAVKEAELMAGVKVDRLYTGIAGEHIHAWPSNGVVAVGRAQGSRDQEVSAGDVERVNEVARAVPIPADRELIHAIPQEYIVDAQGGIRDPVGMAAMRLEAEVFIVTGSASAAQNIRKSVTRAGYQVAELVLEPIASSQAVMSEDEKEIGTALVELGGGTTDVAIFHERKIRHLASLPWGGATVTNDLAKGLSLPYAEAQRAKERWGSARADLVNPNETFEIPGPAQGQTRHVARELLAHIIEQRLDEIFGLVAAELDRSGLADQLGGGIVLTGGGASLAGIVELAERSFAAPVRIGVPGDGLGGLADSVRRPKFATAAGLVIYGSRRLIDDTPEGAASGASVSGALRRVKDWLADFF
- the ftsZ gene encoding cell division protein FtsZ, whose product is MIFEYEDPMPQNARMKVVGVGGGGGNAVDRMIDEDLEGVEFISVNTDALVLKKSKAPVKIQIGQKLTRGLGAGARPEVGREALEENRDEVRKALEGADLVFVTAGMGGGTGTGAAPLIAEMARELGALTIAIVTKPFLFEGKKRMQQAEAGLAELKRSADTMIVVPNERLLSVVGKGTTFKDALKKADEVLLHATQGISDLIRVTGEVNVDFADVRTIMSNRGAALMGTGFGKGENRAVEAAQEAISSPLLDNISISGATGVLINITGGMDLAIDEVTTISSIIQEAAGDDAEIIFGAVHDSGLKEEVRVTVIATGFERQEPVYERRPDGVIRPDFRAPRAEVRPLSGSRVVMPGDGPSPFAPRTPATPAEREPTPFHPRTPPPAPEREPARETPVTRLPVPPRQPEKNVNDLEIPTFIRRQMD
- a CDS encoding peptidoglycan DD-metalloendopeptidase family protein, which gives rise to MANPYRLLSMGVMGVFGVALGAAFVRGTKDDAPPPPPALLPAAHAAPLETVRQSKLRHGHSLGELLRQLEIDAAQAAAILAQLPDSAGEHEVGEGREFDLRFAARTGGVRRMTLQLDADRVLSVDGRGGALKARVDSVEVRTDTAVFSGTVRSSLYQALSQGHGDIPRRERTRIADQIADQIFETRIDFSNDLNPGDSYQILYERTVRPDGTARRSRLLAVRFLLSGRLYDAYLFRHDGQDGWYDGRGQAMKRGFLRAPLEFRRISSGFTLARFHPILHRWRAHVGIDYAASPGTPVRAVADGVVRRAGRAGGYGNVVEIAHGRGYSTRYGHLRGFAKGIDEGTRVKQGQVIAYVGMTGLATGPHLHYEFRENGRPINPASVKEIQAEPVAGSRFREVVEARVAAMEREAGVKLAERPRRERDRG
- the hisA gene encoding 1-(5-phosphoribosyl)-5-[(5-phosphoribosylamino)methylideneamino]imidazole-4-carboxamide isomerase, which gives rise to MADGFALYPAIDLRRGRCVRLEKGEASRETVYGDDPLAVARSFADAGAEWIHVVDLDAAFGDGSNRALIRRIVSETPLKVQTGGGLRTEEDLAEVLDAGAARAVIGTAAIENPELVRRAVERWGADRIAVGLDARGRRPAARGWTEESGTDLFDLAGKMVELGARTIVHTDIERDGMLGGPNLELSAALAAESGAEVIVSGGMSGMEDVDAVAAAARERGGIGGAIVGKAIYEGRIDLAEALRRTRG
- a CDS encoding winged helix-turn-helix domain-containing protein, whose amino-acid sequence is MPLKNLWHLYNLTESPFFQQDLQGTGRYPIDLFEGRDQEATRLLNVIGGSASSRQTVEGLSGFGKTTLTQFVKARAAAGGYLSYPDPVSAAGADTADSLLVRLLSYVYDAVASQAGHPLSKEPVVDEARRLVLDTRVRDVKVAASVAGFGFDRDVSQRTERAAFHSGLLTIPPLLRDLSAAARAHKFSGIVVHINNLENLVTDAERTRAGAVMRDLRDVFLIDGYHFVLVGTPEAVRSIVAPHAQLRSVFGVARPLEPLGEDAFQRLLARRYAHLRLAKGDVRPPVADEAARAVYRIYRGDLRGTLRALDTGANELIGLTDPPGSPIELPELMAVLAPMLATEAEATLSDTLLEYLFALRNVNGTFTQRELIALWGLSQGTVSQNVKELQRLGYVQEQRREGRLVTYSLTGPSRIILGLMGES
- a CDS encoding zinc-dependent alcohol dehydrogenase family protein, which encodes MRAMVLDAPGTPLAMRDLPVPEPGGGQILLRVRACGVCRTDLHIRDGELREPKLPLVQGHQIVGEVVRLGEGVADISIGDRVGVPWLGWTCGGCRFCRSGRENLCDRARFTGYHLDGGFAEYAAADARFCFPIPPEYPDLQAAPLLCAGLIGFRAYRMTGDAERLGIYGFGAAAHILAQVAIADGREVFAFTSPGDHAAQALARGLGAAWAGASTEPPPLPLDAAIIFAPVGALVPEALSRVVPGGTVVCAGIYMSAIPSFEYKRLWGERSIRSVANLTREDAVRFLEVAGRIPIRTHTTAFALEDANRALDDLRAGRLAGAAVLRVAHATRSAPRAAAGES